The Synchiropus splendidus isolate RoL2022-P1 chromosome 1, RoL_Sspl_1.0, whole genome shotgun sequence genome includes a window with the following:
- the LOC128771981 gene encoding uncharacterized protein LOC128771981: MEVSSFSVSPEKYWTEDKERVLIAFFSEHSCLWKHKTLDYKNRELRWKTLEKLRILLSTHPPPAPFTVEDIKNKFRNLRTTFQRQYKIVQASKLCGSDDVYVPQWRHYQQLLFLESDNEGTGTPSFQPPDNQMVLPAAAPIYSLLPSPSCTSDSNCNMVAKSLWTEEKERALIDFYCENECLWNKRSENHCNQQVRMKLLETLSAQLSDQATFLSVEDVKNKFKNLRTVFNREYKLVQGSKASSRPFNSKWKYYQEMLFLTECGEAEEGLDILRRFLPRDNNESESGNYAPTSAPASLFSSSTKSKSLNTSSSQHSEILTNSPSTYQVILPDPSDNLKAESQATPVTLPSSRPSSPPDIKPFITPPHLQISTSSPSLSASSAQANIIKLSTSCAQNGFISDTAPQRFISDSPSPVSASTLPGTSSPPDSLRYSNPPPLQISAQPEPRPLTESHCFWTDVKTHQLITFFAEHSCLWNHKSDGYKNRSLKKSLLDRLSNMLTTNEAVPFTVEDIKAKFRNLRTIFQREHKAMSSNKTCGSEDFYVPKWKHYRELMFLCDSCDEEGTGEELPFQVLHESNPLHLKTQSSRPYQNLTTTASQTVTKLYHTTHTIEPPHSPTPPDSQRSSPFSSPSTESSRVESRGSRVQRKRTSQQLTPEVLDLMKAYCQNQVPSPHTGFLKYVEECLNETPAHKVKRLKKKIIETIYSELEDAYQ, from the exons ATGGAGGTTTCTTCTTTCAGCGTCTCACCTGAAAAATATTGGACCGAGGATAAAGAGAGGGTGCTCATAGCGTTTTTTTCCG AGCACAGCTGTCTATGGAAGCACAAAACCCTGGATTACAAAAACCGTGAGCTGCGCTGGAAAACTCTGGAAAAACTCAGAATCCTCCTGAGCACGCACCCCCCACCGGCACCCTTTACAG TGGAAGACATAAAGAACAAGTTCCGGAATCTCCGCACCACATTTCAACGTCAATACAAAATCGTGCAGGCGAGCAAACTCTGTGGTTCAGACGACGTTTATGTACCACAGTGGCGGCATTACCAGCAACTGCTCTTTCTAGAGAGTGATAACGAAGGCACCGGCACGCCGTCATTTCAACCCCCAGACAATCAGATGGTCCTCCCTGCTGCAGCACCCATATACTCCCTGCTCCCATCGCCGTCCTGCACATCTGACTCAAACTGCAACATGGTGGCTAAGTCTCTGTGGACTGAGGAGAAGGAACGTGCACTAATAGACTTCTATTGTG AAAACGAGTGCCTGTGGAACAAAAGGTCAGAGAACCACTGCAACCAGCAGGTCCGAATGAAACTGCTGGAAACACTCAGCGCCCAGCTTTCAGACCAAGCAACATTTCTATCAG TGGAAGATGTCAAGAACAAGTTCAAAAACCTGCGCACGGTGTTCAACCGCGAGTACAAGTTGGTCCAGGGTTCCAAGGCATCCAGCAGGCCTTTCAACTCTAAATGGAAATACTACCAAGAGATGCTGTTCCTCACTGAGTGCGGTGAGGCAGAAGAGGGTCTGGATATACTGCGGAGATTCCTGCCGAGGGACAATAATGAATCAGAAAGTGGAAACTACGCACCTACTTCTGCTCCCGCCAGTCTTTTTTCGAGCTCAACGAAGAGCAAGAGTCTCAACACCTCCAGCTCTCAACACAGTGAAATCCTAACCAACTCCCCCTCTACGTACCAAGTTATCCTCCCTGACCCTTCAGATAACCTCAAAGCAGAGAGTCAAGCCACTCCTGTAACCCTTCCCTCCTCCCGTCCCAGTTCACCACCTGACATCAAGCCTTTCATAACCCCACCTCATCTACAAATATCCACATCCAGTCCCAGCCTTTCTGCCAGCTCCGCCCAAGCTAACATCATTAAACTGAGCACCTCCTGTGCTCAGAATGGCTTCATCAGTGACACTGCTCCTCAGAGGTTCATTTCTGATAGTCCCAGCCCAGTCAGTGCTTCAACACTTCCCGGCACGTCCTCACCGCCCGACAGCCTCCGATATTCAAACCCACCGCCCCTACAGATCTCTGCTCAGCCAGAGCCCAGACCGCTGACTGAATCCCACTGCTTCTGGACTGATGTCAAGACTCACCAGCTCATCACGTTTTTTGCTG AGCACAGCTGCCTGTGGAACCACAAGTCTGACGGCTACAAGAACCGCTCGCTGAAAAAGAGCCTGCTGGACCGCCTGAGCAACATGCTGACCACCAATGAAGCCGTTCCATTTACTG TGGAAGACATCAAGGCGAAGTTCCGTAATTTGAGAACCATCTTCCAACGCGAGCACAAGGCCATGAGTTCGAACAAAACATGCGGCTCCGAGGACTTCTACGTCCCTAAGTGGAAACATTACCGCGAGCTGATGTTTCTCTGCGACTCCTGCGACGAGGAAGGCACCGGGGAGGAGCTCCCATTCCAGGTGTTGCATGAGTCCAACCCGCTCCATCTGAAAACGCAGTCTTCACGACCGTACCAGAATTTGACCACTACTGCTTCCCAAACTGTCACGAAACTGtatcacaccacacacacaatcgAACCTCCACACTCGCCCACTCCCCCGGACTCCCAGCGCTCCTCCCCCTTTTCATCTCCTTCCACAGAGTCTTCTCGTGTGGAGAGCAGGGGGAGTAGAGTCCAGCGCAAGCGAACAAGCCAGCAGTTGACCCCGGAAGTGCTGGACTTGATGAAGGCATACTGTCAGAACCAGGTGCCCTCACCTCACACTGGTTTCCTAAAGTATGTGGAGGAGTGCTTGAATGAGACGCCGGCACACAAAGTGAAGAGACTGAAGAAAAAGATAATCGAGACGATTTACAGCGAGTTAGAGGACGCCTATCAGTGA
- the mfsd14ba gene encoding hippocampus abundant transcript 1 protein, which translates to MSAEPPPTTGRVVLVKKIIMKDGVTLQPGIGRPSVYHAVVVIFLEFFAWGLLTTPMLTVLHETFPQHTFLMNGLIQGVKGLLSFMSAPLIGALSDVWGRRPFLLVTVFFTCAPIPLMRLSPWWYFAMISMSGAFSVTFSVIFAYVADVTNERERSTAYGLVSATFAASLVTSPAIGAYLSAWYGDNLVVLVATLIALADIFFILLAVPESLPDKMRLNTWGAPISWEQADPFTSLRKVGQDSTVLLICITVFLSYLPEAGQYSSFFLYLRQVINFSSTTIAVFIGVVGILSIIAQTLFLTLLMRTLGNKNTVLLGLGFQILQLAWYGFGSEPWMMWAAGAVAAMSSITFPAVSALVSQSADPDKQGVVQGMITGIRGLCNGLGPALYGFIFFLFNVELNTMDPIQGEFNIDPLPVNGPTEHALIPGPPFLLGACTVVIAFLVALFIPEKPTTSDLPLSLTDKPHPESKESLSSLAGVHINTPLPGSDEETPPAASDEDFEPLLQDSIV; encoded by the exons ATGTCGGCGGAGCCACCGCCGACCACAGGCCGAGTGGTGCTGGTCAAGAAGATCATCATGAAGGACGGAGTCACG CTCCAGCCAGGCATCGGCCGGCCTAGTGTCTATCATGCCGTGGTCGTCATCTTCCTTGAGTTCTTCGCCTGGGGTCTGCTCACAACGCCTATGCTGACC GTGTTGCATGAAACATTCCCTCAGCACACGTTCCTGATGAATGGACTTATTCAAGGCGTGAAG GGGCTGCTGTCATTCATGTCGGCTCCTCTGATAGGTGCTCTGTCAGACGTATGGGGAAGACGACCTTTCCTGTTGGTCACTGTGTTCTTCACCTGTGCTCCAATCCCACTGATGCGGCTCAGCCCCTG GTGGTACTTTGCCATGATCTCCATGTCAGGAGCATTCTCTGTCACCTTCTCAGTCATTTTTGCTTATGTGGCTGACGTGACCAATGAGAGGGAGCGGAGCACAGCCTACGGTTTG GTGTCGGCTACATTTGCAGCCAGTTTGGTGACAAGCCCGGCCATCGGGGCGTACCTGTCAGCCTGGTACGGAGACAACCTGGTGGTCCTGGTGGCCACGCTGATCGCTCTGGCAGACATCTTCTTTATCCTTCTGGCCGTCCCCGAGTCTCTACCTGATAAGATGAGGCTGAACACGTGGGGGGCTCCGATATCCTGGGAACAAGCTGATCCCTTCACT TCTCTGAGGAAGGTGGGCCAAGACTCCACCGTCCTGCTCATCTGCATCACTGTGTTCCTTTCCTATCTGCCTGAGGCTGGCCAGTATTCAAGCTTCTTCTTGTATCtaagacag GTTATCAACTTCTCCTCTACGACCATCGCTGTGTTCATCGGGGTGGTGGGAATCCTCTCCATCATTGCCCAG ACTCTTTTCCTCACTCTCCTGATGAGAACTCTCGGCAATAAGAACACAGTGCTCTTGGGCTTGGGTTTCCAAATCCTTCAGCTGGCTTGGTACGGCTTCGGCTCCGAGCCATG GATGATGTGGGCAGCTGGAGCTGTCGCTGCCATGTCCTCCATCACCTTCCCTGCAGTCTCAGCTCTGGTGTCTCAGTCAGCTGACCCTGACAAACAAG GTGTAGTGCAGGGAATGATAACGGGTATCAGAGGTTTGTGTAACGGCCTCGGACCTGCTCTCTATGGATTTATCTTTTTCCTCTTTAACGTGGAGCTTAACACAATGGACCCCATCCAGGGGGAGTTCAACATCGACCCGCTGCCTGTTAACGGCCCCACCGAG CATGCTCTCATCCCTGGCCCGCCCTTCCTGTTAGGAGCGTGCACCGTGGTCATCGCATTCCTCGTCGCTCTCTTCATCCCGGAGAAGCCGACCACCTCAGATTTACCGCTGTCCCTCACTGACAAGCCCCACCCCGAGAGCAAAGAGTCTCTATCATCATTAGCCGGCGTCCACATCAACACGCCTCTGCCTGGCAGCGACGAAGAAACGCCACCCGCAGCCAGCGATGAGGACTTTGAGCCGCTGCTGCAGGACAGCATCGTTTGA